A region from the Aegilops tauschii subsp. strangulata cultivar AL8/78 chromosome 5, Aet v6.0, whole genome shotgun sequence genome encodes:
- the LOC141022217 gene encoding uncharacterized protein, which yields MLSLAWTRRGDAEAPPTPTPTWGGCSLHGLDIEVVREKDTVPGGNGNGLVAIPSYFWGARLAKRQDGGFPLYTGYSAARALVGKGAGAMADLRRLSREAEDMLAEMFASISSDGGGDAARPRVVQLRLSPELALWKSTQHAIGNVLPTKGAGLVQATPQVLALLGAADWPEAMTTTNALSGSGMANLLIGASDVRTLFSNYVVDMAFYYEHGYHKVFPSFSHLLRDGLADARSLRTPGGQQRREAVAIGASYIRAKIALEAAHRTLLKDRSGQMDRHAAQVMSLCESSILGMGAEAIARGFDVGAVTSDLVFSSPGTDVIDVGSDLVNSEVMNSFLNVADIAATGVVSETALRAIYDAYAATGARMYTQRWHEPVARMCITLYTWHLHNDRHMFLRRALLGWPKARKSPARPQREADFDEVFDTDFHTTGFSRPLDAEYACNGEETCDHVRRFLKVKGDQDHLLAPLWSSIVTGPLEYVRKGEVDEQREKHLIESSRLQMVQLFSKGLIDEMVWLVAHASHHAWQVNYLFEAAMFGSILDGGELIGKLDRAE from the coding sequence ATGTTGAGTCTCGCTTGGACTCGTCGCGGCGACGCGGAGGCACCACCCACCCCAACCCCAACCTGGGGTGGCTGCTCTCTCCACGGACTCGACATTGAGGTGGTGAGGGAGAAGGACACTGTCCCTGGCGGCAACGGCAACGGGCTAGTTGCAATCCCTTCGTATTTTTGGGGCGCCCGGCTGGCGAAGCGGCAAGATGGAGGCTTCCCCTTGTACACGGGCTACTCGGCGGCGAGGGCCTTGGTCGGCAAGGGGGCGGGGGCCATGGCGGATCTGAGAAGGCTGTCTCGCGAGGCGGAAGACATGCTGGCGGAGATGTTTGCTAGCATTAGCAGTGATGGCGGAGGCGACGCGGCACGGCCCAGGGTGGTGCAACTGCGACTGTCGCCGGAGCTGGCGCTGTGGAAAAGCACGCAGCACGCAATCGGCAACGTGTTGCCCACTAAGGGCGCCGGGCTGGTCCAAGCCACGCCGCAGGTTCTCGCCTTGCTGGGCGCCGCCGACTGGCCTGAGGCGATGACAACAACCAACGCCCTATCTGGTAGCGGCATGGCGAACCTGCTGATTGGCGCCTCCGACGTGCGCACCCTCTTCTCCAACTACGTGGTGGACATGGCATTTTATTACGAGCACGGGTACCACAAGGTGTTCCCCTCCTTCAGCCACCTCCTGCGCGACGGGCTCGCCGACGCCCGCTCGCTACGAACCCCTGGTGGCCAGCAGCGACGCGAGGCCGTCGCCATCGGCGCGTCCTACATCCGAGCCAAGATCGCATTGGAGGCGGCGCACAGGACGCTCCTCAAGGACCGGTCGGGGCAGATGGACCGCCACGCCGCCCAGGTCATGTCCCTGTGCGAGAGCAGCATCCTCGGCATGGGGGCTGAGGCCATAGCCCGGGGCTTCGATGTCGGCGCCGTCACGAGCGACCTCGTCTTCAGCTCGCCCGGCACCGATGTCATCGATGTGGGCAGTGACCTGGTAAACTCCGAGGTCATGAACTCGTTCCTCAACGTGGCCGACATCGCCGCCACAGGCGTGGTGAGCGAGACGGCGCTGCGGGCCATCTACGACGCCTACGCTGCCACGGGAGCTCGGATGTACACTCAGAGGTGGCACGAGCCTGTGGCCCGGATGTGCATCACCTTGTACACTTGGCACCTGCACAACGACCGGCACATGTTCCTCCGCCGTGCCCTCCTAGGATGGCCCAAGGCCCGCAAGTCCCCGGCGCGGCCCCAGCGAGAGGCCGACTTCGACGAGGTCTTCGACACCGACTTTCATACCACCGGCTTCAGCAGGCCCCTTGACGCTGAGTATGCCTGCAATGGGGAAGAAACCTGCGACCACGTCCGGCGCTTCCTCAAAGTAAAAGGAGACCAAGACCACCTGCTGGCCCCCCTTTGGTCGTCCATTGTCACCGGTCCGCTGGAGTACGTCCGGAAGGGCGAGGTGGACGAGCAGCGTGAGAAACACCTCATTGAATCCTCGCGCCTGCAAATGGTCCAGCTCTTCTCCAAGGGCCTCATCGACGAAATGGTTTGGCTCGTCGCCCATGCAAGCCACCATGCCTGGCAGGTGAACTATCTGTTTGAGGCCGCCATGTTTGGCAGCATACTGGACGGGGGCGAGTTGATAGGCAAGCTCGATCGGGCGGAATAG